The Brevibacillus brevis genome contains a region encoding:
- a CDS encoding CidA/LrgA family protein yields MKFVKGIVILLAFYGVGVAASKWLHIPLPGNLVGMLLLTLGLCMGWIRMDWVEQAGTFLIRHMLLFFVPIIVGVASYLNVFTQNPLPIILSMVLGPLLVMLVTGVVVQWYLKHHKQKSDSSLQQEGRTLDA; encoded by the coding sequence ATGAAATTTGTTAAAGGAATCGTCATCCTGTTGGCTTTTTATGGAGTAGGCGTAGCGGCGAGCAAATGGCTGCATATTCCCCTGCCCGGTAACCTGGTGGGAATGCTGCTGTTAACACTGGGACTGTGTATGGGATGGATACGAATGGATTGGGTGGAGCAAGCGGGTACTTTTCTAATCCGACACATGTTGCTCTTTTTCGTACCGATTATCGTCGGGGTCGCATCCTATTTAAACGTATTCACGCAAAATCCATTGCCAATCATACTATCGATGGTTCTCGGTCCATTGCTAGTCATGCTTGTGACTGGTGTGGTTGTGCAATGGTATTTGAAGCATCATAAACAAAAATCAGATTCGTCCTTGCAGCAAGAGGGGAGGACTCTGGATGCTTAG
- the deoC gene encoding deoxyribose-phosphate aldolase yields MNMNKYIDHTLLKPDATQEMIDKLCQEAREHDFMSVCVNPYWVKRSAELLAGSDVKVCTVIGFPLGASTIESKAAETRDAIANGATEVDMVLNVGALKSGDLETVKNDIAAVKQAAGDILLKVILETCLLTEEEKVVACKLSVEAGADYVKTSTGFSTGGATVEDIALMRKTVGPNVGVKASGGVRDGETAVAMIEAGASRIGTSSGVSIVTGAKTTGSGY; encoded by the coding sequence ATGAACATGAACAAATATATCGACCACACGCTGTTGAAGCCTGATGCTACACAAGAGATGATTGACAAGCTTTGCCAAGAAGCAAGAGAGCACGACTTCATGTCTGTATGCGTAAACCCTTATTGGGTAAAACGCTCTGCTGAACTCCTGGCAGGCTCTGATGTGAAAGTGTGTACGGTTATCGGGTTCCCTCTGGGAGCAAGCACGATCGAGTCCAAAGCAGCCGAAACCCGCGATGCGATTGCAAACGGAGCGACTGAGGTAGATATGGTGCTGAACGTAGGTGCCCTGAAATCCGGCGACCTGGAAACTGTCAAAAATGACATCGCTGCTGTGAAGCAAGCTGCTGGCGATATTCTCTTGAAAGTGATTCTGGAGACTTGCCTCTTGACCGAAGAAGAAAAAGTAGTAGCGTGCAAGCTCTCCGTAGAGGCTGGTGCTGATTACGTTAAAACCTCCACAGGGTTTTCAACAGGTGGAGCAACGGTTGAAGATATCGCCCTGATGCGTAAAACCGTAGGACCAAATGTAGGCGTAAAAGCGTCTGGTGGTGTTCGTGACGGTGAAACAGCGGTTGCGATGATCGAAGCAGGAGCGAGCCGTATCGGTACGAGCTCCGGTGTTTCCATTGTAACTGGAGCAAAAACCACAGGCAGCGGATACTAA
- a CDS encoding NUDIX hydrolase, producing MREISAGGVVYQKQDTEYMLLLIEDRYGKVTLAKGKQEMGETIEETALREVLEETGVAGRLGSKLDMITYEYTHPVTGESIDKEVHYYLVEAYNTEITVQLEEINDVHWHPAKEAWDLQLQRGYRNNDSILRLAFEQLGIEV from the coding sequence ATGAGGGAGATATCGGCAGGAGGCGTTGTATACCAGAAGCAAGACACAGAGTACATGCTCCTATTGATTGAAGACCGCTATGGCAAAGTAACACTCGCAAAAGGGAAGCAGGAGATGGGTGAGACCATCGAAGAAACGGCTCTGCGCGAAGTTTTGGAAGAAACAGGCGTAGCCGGACGACTGGGGTCCAAGCTCGACATGATCACCTACGAGTATACGCATCCGGTAACGGGCGAATCCATCGACAAAGAAGTCCATTATTATTTGGTGGAAGCCTACAACACAGAGATCACCGTACAGTTGGAAGAAATCAATGATGTTCATTGGCATCCAGCAAAGGAAGCTTGGGATTTGCAACTGCAACGAGGATACCGTAACAATGACAGCATTCTTCGCCTTGCATTCGAACAATTAGGGATAGAGGTGTAG